The Pyrus communis chromosome 9, drPyrComm1.1, whole genome shotgun sequence genome has a segment encoding these proteins:
- the LOC137745238 gene encoding acetyl-coenzyme A carboxylase carboxyl transferase subunit alpha, chloroplastic-like, producing MASISHSPLAFAGTSTASDLFRSSSNGVSGVPLRALGKVRLGMRRNLVVAAKLRKVKKHEYPWPEDPDPNVKGGVLTHLSHFKPLKEKPKPVTLPFEKPLVDIEKKIIDVRKMANETGLDFSDQIISLENKYNQALKDLYTNLTPIQRVNIARHPNRPTFLDHVFSITDKFVELHGDRAGYDDPAIVTGIGTIDGRRYMFMGHQKGRNTKENIMRNFGMPTPHGYRKAMRMMYYADHHGFPIITFIDTPGAYADLKSEELGQGEAIAHNLRTMFGLKVPIVSIVIGEGGSGGALAIGCANKLLMLENAVFYVASPEACAAILWKSSKASPKAAEKLKITATELCKLQIADGIIPEPLGGAHADPAWTSQQIKNAINKEMDELHKLDTEALLKHRMMKFRKIGGFQEGIPIDPKKKKNMKPKEVPIHVKTPVVDLEGEVEKVKQQILKAKESSNEPSLVPLTETIGKLRKEVDTEFSEAVKALGLKERFATLREEFAKVNAQNQLLHPALKAKLDKLREEFNKGLLTAPNYEDLKYKLDMLKELSKAYDLAESNKKAAKLKQEVNKKFSEIMDRKDVKEKVVALRVEVENSGVSKFDDLGDSLKEKIVELKKELAFEFIDVLKSLGLDVELKAKEPVEQTLPSEIKNKIEDLNGEINERIESVINSTDLKDKIELLKLEIAKAGTTPNSAAKNRIVALEQQIKQSLAAAVESSNLKEKHEKLKAEISQTVGSNGSLKKDDEDPYSFDASTAVGANRTFG from the exons ATGGCTTCGATATCTCATTCTCCACTGGCGTTCGCCGGAACAAGCACCGCTTCGGATCTTTTCCGGAGCTCGAGTAATGGTGTTAGCGGTGTTCCGTTGAGAGCCCTAGGGAAGGTAAGGTTGGGCATGAGGAGGAACCTTGTGGTGGCCGCCAAGCTCAGGAAGGTTAAGAAGCATGAGTACCCCTGGCCCGAGGATCCGGATCCCAATGTCAAAGGTGGAGTGCTCACTCATCTCTCTCACTTCAAACCATTGAAGGAGAAGCCCAAGCCGGTTACTTTGCCATTCGAAAAGCCGCTTGTTGATATCGAAAAGAAGATCATTGAT GTGCGGAAGATGGCAAACGAAACTGGGCTGGACTTCAGTGATCAAATTATTTCTTTGGAGAATAAATACAACCAG GCTTTAAAGGATTTATATACGAATCTGACTCCTATACAACGTGTGAATATTGCACGACATCCTAACAGGCCAACTTTCCTTGACCATGTGTTTAGCATTACTGATAAG TTTGTGGAGCTTCATGGAGACCGAGCAGGGTACGATGATCCTGCTATTGTCACTGGTATAGGAACTATAGATGGTAGAAGGTATATGTTCATGGGTCACCAGAAAGGTAGAAATACGAAGGAGAACATTATGCGTAACTTTGGGATGCCTACTCCTCACGG TTACCGGAAAGCTATGCGCATGATGTATTATGCAGATCACCATGGTTTCCCAATTATTACTTTCATCGATACCCCTGGAGCATATGCAGACCTTAAATCTGAGGAACTGGGCCAA GGTGAAGCCATAGCTCACAACTTGCGGACTATGTTTGGTCTGAAAGTTCCTATTGTCTCTATTGTCATTGGAGAAGGTGGCTCTGGTGGTGCCCTTGCCATTGGTTGTGCTAATAAATTGTTAATGCTTGAAAATGCAGTCTTCTATGTTGCCAG tcCAGAAGCATGTGCAGCAATCTTGTGGAAGAGTTCTAAAGCTTCTCCAAAG GCTGCTGAGAAGTTGAAAATTACTGCAACTGAGTTGTGCAAGCTGCAAATTGCAGATGGCATCATCCCT GAGCCGCTTGGTGGTGCACATGCGGATCCTGCATGGACCTCTCAACAGATTAAAAATGCAATTAACAAAGAAATGGAT GAGCTCCATAAGTTGGACACAGAAGCATTATTAAAGCATCGCATGATGAAGTTCCGGAAAATTGGTGGGTTCCAAGAAGGAATTCCTATAGatccaaagaagaaaaagaacatgaaACCAAAAGAAGTGCCTATCCATGTGAAGACCCCGGTTGTGGATTTGGAGGGTGAGGTTGAAAAGGTAAAACAGCAAATTTTGAAAGCCAAGGAATCTTCTAATGAGCCTTCATTGGTGCCACTGACTGAGACGATAGGAAAACTGAGAAAGGAGGTGGATACTGAATTTTCTGAGGCAGTTAAAGCCTTGGGCTTGAAAGAGAGGTTTGCGACATTGCGAGAAGAATTTGCAAAAGTAAATGCACAGAACCAACTCCTGCATCCAGCTCTAAAAGCAAAGCTTGATAAGCTTAGGGAGGAATTCAACAAGGGGCTGCTCACAGCTCCTAATTATGAAGACCTAAAATATAAACTCGACATGTTGAAGGAATTATCTAAAGCATATGATCTTGCAGAGAGCAACAAGAAGGCTGCAAAACTGAAGCAGGAAGTTAACAAGAAATTCAGCGAGATCATGGATCGGAAAGATGTTAAGGAGAAGGTTGTGGCACTTAGGGTTGAGGTTGAAAATTCTGGGGTGTCTAAATTTGATGATTTGGGTGACAGCCTGAAGGAGAAAATCGTGGAATTGAAGAAAGAGTTGGCATTTGAATTTATTGATGTCCTCAAGTCATTGGGTTTGGATGTTGAATTAAAAGCAAAAGAGCCAGTTGAGCAGACTTTGCCCTCAGAAATTAAGAACAAGATCGAAGATCTGAATGGAGAAATTAATGAGAGGATTGAAAGTGTAATCAATTCGACAGACCTGAAGGACAAGATTGAGCTACTGAAGTTGGAGATAGCAAAGGCAGGGACGACACCCAATTCAGCAGCCAAAAATAGAATTGTGGC
- the LOC137746155 gene encoding OVARIAN TUMOR DOMAIN-containing deubiquitinating enzyme 3-like, with protein MAESVLEQLRNGTARFELASSPVLSISTSNYPSHQTAAFGDHSHRFFARIGPPLGRRSSAMKKVERFSVQKVTGDGRCLCRALVKGMALNRGVPLSPRQEKDDADELRMAVKEVICEDEEERPKYEPALVAITVDESLKRYCQRINRPDFWGGESELLVLSKLCGQPITVYIPEHEHTNGGLGSGFIPIAEYGSEFTKGSRNKKPRKVVRLLYSGRNHYDLLV; from the exons ATGGCGGAGTCAGTTCTCGAGCAGTTGAGGAATGGAACTGCTCGGTTCGAGCTCGCCTCCTCCCCCGTGCTTTCAATTTCAACTTCCAATTATCCGTCGCACCAAACGGCGGCGTTCGGGGACCACAGCCACCGGTTCTTCGCTAGAATCGGACCGCCACT AGGCAGAAGATCGTCGGCGATGAAGAAAGTTGAACGCTTTTCGGTTCAGAAAGTTACCGGCGACGGGCGCTGTCTATGTCGTGCTCTG GTGAAGGGAATGGCTTTGAATAGAGGGGTTCCTCTTAGCCCAAGGCAAGAGAAAGATGATGCAG acgaactacgaatggctgtGAAAGAGGTTATATGCGAAGATGAGGAAGAGCGCCCTAAGTATGAACCTGCTTTGGTGGCAATCACTGTCGATGAGTCCTTAAAACG TTACTGCCAGCGCATCAATAGACCGGATTTCTGGGGAGGAGAGTCTGAGCTGCTG GTGCTGTCAAAGTTGTGTGGGCAGCCAATCACTGTTTACATACCAGAGCATGAG CATACAAATGGTGGACTGGGTTCTGGTTTCATTCCGATTGCAGAATATGGAAGCGAgtttacaaaaggttctagaaacaaaaagCCCAGAAAGGTTGTGAGGCTCCTCTACAGTGGCAGGAACCATTATGATCTGCttgtatga
- the LOC137745236 gene encoding ataxin-3 homolog isoform X1, giving the protein MEGASNGGMLYHEVQESKLCAVHCVNTVLQGPFFSEFDLAALASDLDRKERQMMLVEGGSHAGDFLSEESHNVSLDGDFSIQVLQKALEVWDLQVIPLDSPVAEPAQIDPELENAFICHLQDHWFCIRKVSGEWYNFDSLYAAPLHLSKFYLSAYLDTLKGSGWSIFLVRGNFPKECPISSSEASNGYGQWLSPEDAERISKSCNSTNAEPQGTDLNPQSSAQVLSNEEADLLSEMEDEDLKAAIAASLLDSTPSIAHAQARNPQISSRNPQDSIDNPQNNTRNLQDITDNPQNSVGNPQDSIDNPQNNTRNLQDITDNPQNSIGNPQDSNDNPQNNTDLQDSTDNPQNSIVNPQNISGNPQISTGNPQNESSGSQEKID; this is encoded by the exons atgGAAGGGGCGAGCAACGGAGGGATGTTGTACCACGAGGTACAAGAGTCGAAGCTCTGTGCGGTGCATTGCGTGAACACGGTGCTGCAGGGTCCGTTCTTCTCTGAATTCGATTTGGCGGCGCTCGCCTCCGATCTCGATCGGAAGGAGCGGCAGATGATGCTCGTCGAGGGCGGCTCCCACGCCGGTGATTTCCTCTCCGAGGAGTCACATAACGTCTCCTTGGACGGCGATTTCAGTATTCAG GTTCTACAAAAGGCTTTAGAGGTTTGGGATCTGCAGGTCATCCCCCTTGATTCTCCGGTTGCTGAGCCCGCCCAGATTGATCCTGAGCTTGAAAATGCATTTATCTGTCATTTGCAGGACCATTGGTTTTGTATCCGGAAAGTGAGTGGAGAGTGGTATAATTTCGACAGTCTTTATGCGGCACCATTGCACCTCTCAAAGTTTTACCTTTCAGCCTATCTGGACACACTAAAAGGCTCCGGTTGGAGCATTTTCCTGGTGAGAGGAAACTTCCCAAAAGAGTGTCCCATCTCATCCTCTGAAGCTTCTAATGGTTACGGGCAGTGGCTTTCACCTGAAGATGCTGAGAGGATATCTAAATCCTGCAACTCCACAAATGCTGAACCTCAGGGAACAGATTTGAATCCACAATCTTCGGCACAAGTTCTATCAAATGAGGAAGCAGATTTGCTTTCAGAAATGGAAGATGAGGACTTGAAAGCTGCTATAGCTGCCAGTCTTTTGGATTCTACTCCATCCATTGCCCATGCTCAAGCCAGAAACCCACAGATCAGCAGCAGAAACCCTCAGGACAGCATCGACAACCCTCAGAACAACACCAGAAACCTTCAAGACATCACTGACAATCCTCAGAACAGCGTTGGAAACCCTCAGGACAGCATCGACAACCCTCAGAACAACACCAGAAACCTTCAAGACATCACTGACAATCCTCAGAACAGCATTGGAAACCCTCAGGACAGCAACGACAACCCTCAGAACAACACCGACCTTCAAGACAGCACTGACAATCCTCAGAACAGCATCGTAAACCCTCAGAACATTAGTGGCAACCCTCAGATCAGTACTGGCAACCCTCAGAATGAAAGTTCAGGCAGCCAAGAGAAAATTgattga
- the LOC137745236 gene encoding ataxin-3 homolog isoform X2 has translation MEGASNGGMLYHEVQESKLCAVHCVNTVLQGPFFSEFDLAALASDLDRKERQMMLVEGGSHAGDFLSEESHNVSLDGDFSIQDHWFCIRKVSGEWYNFDSLYAAPLHLSKFYLSAYLDTLKGSGWSIFLVRGNFPKECPISSSEASNGYGQWLSPEDAERISKSCNSTNAEPQGTDLNPQSSAQVLSNEEADLLSEMEDEDLKAAIAASLLDSTPSIAHAQARNPQISSRNPQDSIDNPQNNTRNLQDITDNPQNSVGNPQDSIDNPQNNTRNLQDITDNPQNSIGNPQDSNDNPQNNTDLQDSTDNPQNSIVNPQNISGNPQISTGNPQNESSGSQEKID, from the exons atgGAAGGGGCGAGCAACGGAGGGATGTTGTACCACGAGGTACAAGAGTCGAAGCTCTGTGCGGTGCATTGCGTGAACACGGTGCTGCAGGGTCCGTTCTTCTCTGAATTCGATTTGGCGGCGCTCGCCTCCGATCTCGATCGGAAGGAGCGGCAGATGATGCTCGTCGAGGGCGGCTCCCACGCCGGTGATTTCCTCTCCGAGGAGTCACATAACGTCTCCTTGGACGGCGATTTCAGTATTCAG GACCATTGGTTTTGTATCCGGAAAGTGAGTGGAGAGTGGTATAATTTCGACAGTCTTTATGCGGCACCATTGCACCTCTCAAAGTTTTACCTTTCAGCCTATCTGGACACACTAAAAGGCTCCGGTTGGAGCATTTTCCTGGTGAGAGGAAACTTCCCAAAAGAGTGTCCCATCTCATCCTCTGAAGCTTCTAATGGTTACGGGCAGTGGCTTTCACCTGAAGATGCTGAGAGGATATCTAAATCCTGCAACTCCACAAATGCTGAACCTCAGGGAACAGATTTGAATCCACAATCTTCGGCACAAGTTCTATCAAATGAGGAAGCAGATTTGCTTTCAGAAATGGAAGATGAGGACTTGAAAGCTGCTATAGCTGCCAGTCTTTTGGATTCTACTCCATCCATTGCCCATGCTCAAGCCAGAAACCCACAGATCAGCAGCAGAAACCCTCAGGACAGCATCGACAACCCTCAGAACAACACCAGAAACCTTCAAGACATCACTGACAATCCTCAGAACAGCGTTGGAAACCCTCAGGACAGCATCGACAACCCTCAGAACAACACCAGAAACCTTCAAGACATCACTGACAATCCTCAGAACAGCATTGGAAACCCTCAGGACAGCAACGACAACCCTCAGAACAACACCGACCTTCAAGACAGCACTGACAATCCTCAGAACAGCATCGTAAACCCTCAGAACATTAGTGGCAACCCTCAGATCAGTACTGGCAACCCTCAGAATGAAAGTTCAGGCAGCCAAGAGAAAATTgattga
- the LOC137744170 gene encoding reticulon-like protein B12: MTSSERLFNRKRTLHEILGGGLVADVILWRQKNVTLGILLVTLSVWVVFEKSGYTLLSLGSSVLLLLMTTLFLWAKSAAILNRPAPPLPKLHLSEEMVNEMASFIRIHVNALLSAFQDISLGKDSRSFFKVAASLLVIYLVGGLTDFLTLSYTSLAIVLTVPALYERCEDYVDKYVMMGYRKLLQLYVKLDYEYVNRFQHEDLEKKKLS; the protein is encoded by the exons atgaCTTCATCTGAAAGGTTGTTCAACAGGAAAAGAACACTTCATGAGATCCTTGGAGGAGGTCTTG TTGCAGATGTGATTCTGTGGAGGCAGAAAAATGTGACTTTGGGGATACTGCTAGTAACTTTATCTGTTTGGGTGGTGTTTGAGAAGTCTGGTTACACTCTGCTGTCACTTGGCTCAAGtgttctcctcctcctcatgaCCACTCTCTTTCTCTGGGCTAAATCTGCTGCCATTCTTAACCG ACCAGCTCCTCCTCTGCCTAAATTGCATTTATCAGAAGAAATGGTAAACGAAATGGCATCTTTCATCCGCATTCATGTAAACGCTTTGCTCTCGGCTTTCCAAGATATTTCTCTGGGAAAGGACTCAAGGTCGTTCTTCAAAGTAGCTGCATCCCTCTTGGTGATTTACCTTGTTGGTGGCTTGACTGATTTTCTTACTTTGAGCTACACCA GTCTTGCAATCGTTCTAACAGTTCCAGCGCTCTACGAGAGGTGTGAAGATTACGTGGACAAATATGTCATGATGGGGTACCGGAAATTGCTGCAGTTGTACGTTAAACTAGATTATGAGTATGTAAACAGATTTCAACACGAGGatttggagaagaagaagctaAGTTGA
- the LOC137745301 gene encoding E3 ubiquitin-protein ligase HAKAI homolog has protein sequence MLQIRLKSVTPPEGAAGAKHLAEETVTVACPDHLVLADLPVAKGIGAATTTTLVKSVGRRSRRQLGERVHFCVSCDFPIAIYGRLSPCEHAFCLDCARSYSICYLCDERIQKIQTIKMMEGIFICAAPHCLKSFLKRGEFESHIHENHAYLLQLNGDKMDGNESESQNIKQCTVSESTARAPSRPVFSPGSNSQLHDREDKARLQQSREQSLPRPVMQPNPAPAFGQVQNNPPDPSQPPGFDRPAPHNLFHRQSYDSMGAPMQESGQFSDKQQGILSETPFSEYPPMHSILPPNYEIPVNSSQMRMPLPYGFPFPSDGSQQFYGAPYEMARQDSAPDVGPEQGSLLGFAPGSVGNMNFPASYPQSWNAGQAGVPFEASTGGQGNTDGFSNSAESQGKAAFYQGEYGRNPGGLPFNSPQMTNKAMEAVQGGNTMDPRDGKGVLAAQPMSLPPPPPPPHHMSQLKRKFYQGDTGRDG, from the exons ATGCTTCAGATCCGGCTTAAGAGTGTTACACCACCAGAGGGTGCCGCAGGGGCAAAACACTTGGCAGAAGAGACTGTGACTGTCGCATGCCCTGACCACCTTGTCCTTGCTGATCTTCCTGTGGCAAAGGGCATTGGTGCAGCAACCACCACTACTCTTGTCAAGTCTGTAGGCCGCAGGTCTCGTCGGCAGCTTGGAGAACGTGTCCACTTTTGTGTTAGCTGCGATTTTCCAATTGCTATCTATGGACGCCTG AGCCCTTGTGAGCATGCCTTTTGTCTGGATTGTGCTAGGAGTTACTCAATATGCTATCT TTGCGATGAACGCATCCAGAAGATTCAGACAATCAAAATGATGGAGGGGATCTTCATTTGTGCAGCACCTCACTGTCTGAAATCTTTTCTGAAGAGGGGTGAATTTGAATCTCATATTCACGAGAACCATGCATACCTTCTTCAGCTAAATGGAGACAAAATGGATGGAAATGAATCAGAATctcaaaatatcaaacaatgtACAGTATCTGAATCCACTGCTCGTGCTCCATCAAGGCCAGTATTTTCCCCTGGTTCAAATTCTCAGCTCCATGACCGTGAGGACAAAGCTCGGCTTCAACAGTCTAGAGAACAATCACTTCCAAGGCCAGTCATGCAGCCCAACCCAGCCCCAGCTTTTGGGCAAGTTCAGAATAACCCACCAGACCCCAGTCAGCCCCCAGGCTTTGACAGGCCTGCTCCCCACAATCTCTTCCATCGACAAAGCTATGATTCAATGGGTGCTCCAATGCAGGAATCTGGCCAGTTTTCCGATAAGCAGCAAGGAATTTTATCTGAGACTCCCTTTTCTGAATATCCACCCATGCATTCCATTCTGCCCCCCAATTATGAAATTCCTGTTAATTCCAGTCAAATGAGGATGCCCCTTCCATATGGCTTTCCTTTTCCCAGTGATGGATCCCAACAATTTTATGGTGCTCCCTATGAGATGGCACGACAGGATTCAGCCCCAGATGTTGGACCAGAACAGGGGTCGTTACTGGGTTTCGCCCCAGGTTCAGTTGGGAACATGAATTTTCCAGCTAGTTATCCACAGTCTTGGAATGCAGGACAGGCTGGTGTTCCTTTTGAAGCTTCAACAGGGGGTCAAGGAAATACAGATGGTTTCTCTAACTCTGCAGAGTCTCAAGGAAAAGCTGCATTTTACCAAGGAGAATATGGACGGAATCCTGGGGGTTTGCCCTTCAATTCTCCGCAAATGACCAACAAAGCAATGGAAGCAGTGCAGGGTGGTAACACTATGGATCCTAGGGacggcaaaggtgttttagCAGCACAGCCCATGTCACTTCCTCCGCCGCCTCCACCCCCACATCACATGTCCCAACTCAAACGTAAGTTTTATCAAGGCGATACTGGACGAGACGGATAG